The Chlamydiales bacterium genomic interval GAAGATCTTGAGCCGATGCAAACAGTGATGGGGTCTTGCACCATATCTTTTGCAAGCTTCATAATCTCAGGAGGCATTGTAGCTGAGAAAATGAGATTTTGACGTTTGGCTGGTAGAAGAGATATAATCCTTTTTATATCTGGAAGAAAGCCCATATCCATCATGCGATCTGCTTCATCGAGAATAAGAGTGTCCAAAAGAGAGAGAGAAAGAGTTTGTTGTTCGATATGGTCGAGGAGTCTTCCGGGTGTTGCAAAGACAATGTCGACACCGCGTCTTAGTCCCTGGATTTGGGGTCTTAGAGGAACTCCACCAAAAAGAGCGATGCTTCTTAAAGGAATTTTTTTAGAAAGGTTTTTTAAGAAATCTGCAGATTGAAGAGCAAGTTCTCTTGTAGGGGAAACAATCAGCGCTCTAATTCCTTTTTTCTTTTCTTGAAGAAGTCTATGAAGAGTAGGCAGTAAAAATGCTGCAGTTTTTCCAGTTCCTGTCTGAGAAGAAGCAATAACATCTCTTCCGTCGATGATGTGTGGAATGATTTCTTGTTGAATTTGAGTGGGGGTTGTAAAGCCCATTTCTTCTAATGATTCTAACAATTGATGATGAAGACCTAAGTCAGTAAAACTCATAGAGTACCTTATGTAATTAAGAATTAGGGTGCCAATTCTACATAATTCTTGATAAAAATGCGAGTAGATTCGCTTGACCCTTTAAGTTTTGATTGATTTTATGCCTTATATCGCCTATGTTTTTTTTCACTGATAATAAATAGAAGGTATATTTTTCATGGCCACAAGTAATCATATCACTCCAGGCATGACGATCTCTCTAAATAACAAGTTGTATCGAGTAGAATCGAGCGTTAAGGTAACTGTTGCTAAGGGAACGCCTTTTATTAAGACAAAACTTCGAGACCTCACTAGCGACGAGGTTATTGAAAAGAATTTTAAGTTAAACCAAGCTGTAAAAGATGTTTCTCTCGTAGAAAAGAAGTTGGAGTTTCTTTATCTAGAAGGTAAAGATTATCTTTTCTTAGATATTGGTAATTTAGAGCATGTACTTGTTCCTTCCGAAGTGATAGGGGATAATCGTCAATACCTCAAAGAGGGTGTCGAGCTTAAAGCTACATTTTATGGAGATACAGTTTTTGCAGTAGAACTGCCTCAGTTCCTAGAACTTATGGTTGCAAGAACGGAAGGAAAAGAACATGTGTCTCATGTGAGTGGTAATCAAGTTAAGCCTGCAATTCTTGAAACAGGAGCTCGCATTGATGTGCCGCTTTTTATTGAGTCGGGCGATATTATAAAAGTGGATACTAAGGACGGGGAATATATTCAGCGCGTATAAGCTGATCTGGGTAAAATTTTAATATAAGGTTACAACGTGGAACTGAAACAAATTAAAGAGCTCATGGGTGCGATGGTGCGCTCTGGAATTACAAAAGTTGTTTTAAAAAAAGAGGGAGAGTTTGAGCTGCAAATTGAGCGGCAGTCCAATGAATTTGTGGACAGAGAACAGGCTCATTCGTTTTTGAGATCAGAATATGGCTCAGAGCATCCACATGCGTTGCCCTCCGTAAGAACAGCAGAGCCTTTGTTTACACATAATGTTGCTACAGTATCTACAACGCCAGCTGAAGAAGCAGGTAGGTTTATTACATCTCCAATGGTAGGAACGTTTTATAGTTCGCCATCACCTGATGATCCGCCTTTTGTAAGGGTAGGAGATAAAGTGGATGCAAATACCGTTGTATGCATTGTTGAAGCC includes:
- a CDS encoding elongation factor P gives rise to the protein MATSNHITPGMTISLNNKLYRVESSVKVTVAKGTPFIKTKLRDLTSDEVIEKNFKLNQAVKDVSLVEKKLEFLYLEGKDYLFLDIGNLEHVLVPSEVIGDNRQYLKEGVELKATFYGDTVFAVELPQFLELMVARTEGKEHVSHVSGNQVKPAILETGARIDVPLFIESGDIIKVDTKDGEYIQRV
- the accB gene encoding acetyl-CoA carboxylase biotin carboxyl carrier protein, with product MELKQIKELMGAMVRSGITKVVLKKEGEFELQIERQSNEFVDREQAHSFLRSEYGSEHPHALPSVRTAEPLFTHNVATVSTTPAEEAGRFITSPMVGTFYSSPSPDDPPFVRVGDKVDANTVVCIVEAMKVMNEVKAGISGTVTEVLLASGSPVEFGTKIFRVV